The following are encoded in a window of Rhizobium sp. 11515TR genomic DNA:
- a CDS encoding quinone-dependent dihydroorotate dehydrogenase, which translates to MIGAFRDLGRRGLFLFDPETAHGMSIAALKSGLVPACRISADPRLRQSVAGLDFANPIGMAAGYDKNAEVPEALLKLGFGFTEIGTVTPKAQSGNPRPRIFRLVEDEGVINRLGFNNEGHEAAFQRLKAIRGNGIIGVNIGANKDSADRIADYVAGIRRFYSVARYFTANISSPNTPGLRDLQARESLSALLSAVLAARDEEAVKAGKRIPVFLKIAPDLTEEGMDDIAAEALSHTLDGLIVSNTTLSRDGLKDQRQAKEAGGLSGKPVFEKSTVVLAKMRRRVGAALPIIGVGGVSSAETALEKIKAGADLVQLYSCMVYEGPGLPRRIVADLSKLLDRERAGSIRDLRDARLDYWANRNV; encoded by the coding sequence ATGATCGGCGCCTTTCGCGATCTCGGCCGGCGCGGCCTGTTCCTGTTCGATCCCGAAACCGCCCACGGCATGTCGATAGCGGCGTTGAAATCGGGGCTGGTTCCGGCCTGCCGCATCAGCGCGGATCCCCGCCTGCGCCAGAGTGTGGCCGGGCTCGATTTTGCCAATCCCATCGGCATGGCTGCGGGCTATGACAAGAATGCCGAAGTGCCGGAGGCGCTGCTGAAGCTCGGCTTCGGCTTTACCGAGATCGGCACTGTCACGCCGAAGGCGCAGTCGGGCAACCCCCGTCCGCGGATCTTCCGCCTAGTCGAGGACGAAGGCGTCATCAACCGCCTCGGCTTCAACAATGAGGGCCATGAAGCGGCTTTCCAGCGCCTCAAGGCGATCCGCGGCAACGGCATCATCGGCGTCAACATCGGTGCCAACAAAGACAGCGCCGACCGTATCGCCGATTATGTTGCCGGCATCCGCCGCTTCTATTCCGTCGCGCGCTATTTCACCGCCAATATCTCCTCGCCGAATACGCCGGGTCTCCGCGACCTGCAGGCCCGCGAAAGCCTGTCCGCGCTCCTGTCAGCCGTGCTTGCCGCGCGCGACGAGGAAGCGGTCAAGGCCGGCAAGCGCATCCCCGTCTTTCTCAAGATCGCACCCGATCTCACCGAGGAGGGCATGGACGACATCGCCGCCGAAGCGTTGTCGCATACTCTCGACGGTTTGATTGTCTCCAACACCACGCTGTCGCGCGATGGGTTGAAGGATCAACGTCAAGCAAAAGAGGCAGGCGGCCTTTCCGGCAAGCCGGTCTTCGAAAAATCGACCGTCGTATTGGCCAAGATGCGCCGCCGTGTGGGCGCTGCTCTGCCGATCATCGGCGTTGGCGGCGTGTCATCGGCGGAGACCGCGCTGGAGAAGATCAAGGCTGGCGCCGATCTCGTGCAGCTCTATTCCTGCATGGTCTATGAAGGCCCGGGATTGCCGCGCCGCATCGTGGCGGATCTCTCGAAGTTGCTCGATCGCGAGCGCGCCGGCTCGATCCGCGATCTGCGCGACGCCAGGCTGGATTACTGGGCGAACCGGAACGTCTGA
- a CDS encoding MATE family efflux transporter → MDVQQESRKVLPFDVTHRLVLSIAIPMTLGFMTTPLLGLVDTAVVGHMGQPDALAGLAIGAVLFDLLFSSFNFLRASTTGLTAQAYGRHDRHEQQAVFWRALISALTSGILIVLLSPLLLWLGLKLMGPQGGIADATRTYFSIRMLSGPAALANYALLGFVLGRGQGRIGLLLQTVINGVNIMLAILLGLYLGWGVAGVAWGTLIGEACGMLLGLAIVLRSFAGEERPARAELLSRVKLMQLFALNRDILIRTFVLIAAFTLMTRIGNSFGAVMLAANAVLMNFFLLSGYYLDGLANAAEQITGRSIGANYRPAFERGLKLTGLWSFGLALAAAIFFFTVGPALIRLLTTSEEVRLAAETYLPWAAITGLTGALAFLMDGVFIGATWSREMRNKMLLSFGGYLIALAVFVPTLGNHGLWMAMNAFLLFRGIFLAMGLKKRADQTFRFAQ, encoded by the coding sequence ATGGATGTCCAGCAGGAGAGCCGGAAGGTTCTGCCCTTCGACGTGACGCATCGGCTGGTGCTGTCGATCGCGATTCCGATGACGCTCGGCTTCATGACCACGCCGCTGCTCGGCCTTGTCGATACGGCCGTGGTCGGCCATATGGGCCAGCCCGATGCGCTCGCCGGCCTTGCGATCGGCGCCGTGTTGTTCGATCTCCTTTTCTCAAGCTTCAACTTCCTGCGCGCTTCGACGACAGGGCTCACCGCGCAAGCCTATGGCCGGCACGACCGGCACGAACAGCAGGCCGTCTTTTGGCGAGCGCTGATATCGGCGCTCACATCAGGCATCCTGATCGTGCTCTTGTCGCCTCTTCTCCTTTGGCTCGGCCTCAAGCTCATGGGGCCGCAAGGCGGCATCGCGGATGCGACGCGCACCTATTTCTCCATCCGCATGCTCTCCGGCCCGGCAGCGCTTGCCAATTACGCGCTGCTCGGCTTCGTGCTCGGCCGCGGTCAAGGCCGTATCGGGCTCTTACTGCAGACCGTCATCAACGGCGTCAACATCATGCTCGCCATCCTGCTCGGGCTCTATCTAGGCTGGGGCGTCGCCGGCGTTGCCTGGGGCACGCTGATCGGCGAAGCGTGCGGCATGCTGCTGGGGCTTGCTATCGTGCTGCGCAGCTTTGCCGGTGAGGAACGGCCGGCGCGCGCGGAGCTGCTCTCGCGCGTCAAGCTCATGCAGCTCTTCGCGCTCAACCGCGATATCCTGATCCGGACCTTCGTGCTGATTGCCGCCTTCACACTGATGACACGCATCGGCAACAGCTTCGGCGCCGTCATGCTTGCCGCCAATGCCGTGCTGATGAACTTCTTTCTGCTGTCAGGCTATTATCTCGACGGGCTCGCGAACGCGGCGGAGCAGATCACCGGCCGCTCGATCGGCGCCAATTATCGGCCGGCCTTCGAGCGCGGATTGAAGCTGACCGGGCTCTGGTCCTTTGGGCTGGCGCTTGCCGCCGCCATTTTCTTCTTCACGGTCGGGCCGGCGCTGATCCGCCTGCTGACAACTTCCGAAGAGGTGCGCCTCGCTGCGGAGACCTATCTGCCCTGGGCAGCGATCACCGGCCTGACTGGCGCGCTCGCCTTCCTGATGGATGGAGTCTTCATTGGCGCCACATGGTCGCGCGAGATGCGCAACAAGATGCTGCTGTCCTTCGGCGGCTATCTCATAGCGCTCGCCGTCTTCGTGCCGACGCTTGGCAATCACGGCCTGTGGATGGCCATGAACGCCTTCCTGCTGTTTCGCGGCATCTTCCTGGCCATGGGACTGAAGAAGCGGGCGGATCAGACGTTCCGGTTCGCCCAGTAA
- a CDS encoding CAP domain-containing protein has product MTSQTLTCTRRDALRLAVLALTASVASCATPPARVSNIPASDETASALPLVNALRAKNGLPPLKIDTAASTAAVYQARRMADAGKMEHLIGLGDDFGKRVKASGVKLPAAENIAEGQRDVNAAVTAWINSPKHLHNMLGKYDGLGVALAYAPSSGDRPYWSMVLSSN; this is encoded by the coding sequence ATGACCTCCCAGACACTGACCTGCACGCGCCGCGATGCGCTGCGCCTCGCCGTTCTTGCGCTCACCGCATCCGTCGCAAGCTGCGCCACGCCGCCAGCCCGCGTTTCCAATATTCCGGCCAGCGACGAAACCGCCTCTGCCTTGCCGCTCGTCAATGCGCTGCGCGCCAAGAATGGCCTGCCACCATTGAAGATCGATACCGCTGCCAGCACCGCCGCCGTCTACCAGGCCAGGCGTATGGCGGATGCCGGCAAGATGGAGCACCTGATCGGCCTCGGCGACGATTTCGGCAAGCGGGTCAAGGCAAGCGGCGTCAAACTGCCGGCAGCCGAGAACATTGCAGAGGGCCAGCGCGACGTGAATGCGGCGGTGACGGCCTGGATCAATTCGCCGAAGCATTTGCACAACATGCTCGGCAAATATGATGGCCTTGGCGTCGCCCTTGCCTATGCTCCCTCTTCCGGCGACAGGCCTTATTGGTCCATGGTGCTGTCCTCGAACTGA
- a CDS encoding DUF6460 domain-containing protein, which yields MSDQVNRFLGDSPGRTLVKLIIVSLVVGFVMKFFGWRPLDFLYGVRRFLLDLWHSGFAALGEFGDYVLLGASIVIPIFIILRLFNYRS from the coding sequence ATGTCCGATCAGGTGAACAGATTTCTTGGCGACTCGCCGGGCCGAACGCTGGTAAAGCTCATCATCGTGTCGCTCGTCGTCGGCTTCGTGATGAAGTTCTTCGGCTGGCGGCCGCTCGATTTCCTCTATGGCGTCCGGCGCTTCCTGCTCGATCTCTGGCACAGCGGCTTTGCCGCGCTTGGCGAGTTCGGCGATTATGTACTGCTCGGCGCATCCATCGTCATTCCGATCTTCATCATACTTCGTTTGTTCAACTACCGCAGCTGA
- a CDS encoding methyltransferase domain-containing protein: MLPSQLSSGDVIADRRADYAKMLAESGEPASAAELMEQALELAPRWAAGWFTLAVYREKAGDAPGAIAALNEVLLLDEGDVFGARLKLAVLGGAEVPDRPPSLYVERLFDDYADRFETSLVEKLGYSVPGKLATQIAETAGIPKHFRLAIDLGCGTGLLGPEIRARVDRLEGYDLSKGMLAKAGEKGVYDHLGQADLSLKPELSGVFDEGFAVGRADLITAADVLMYLGDLRGVAAIVQKLSANGAVFAFSVEDAEQPDGYVLRDSLRFAHSETYVRQILAAHGFTVLDLVRSVIRMDGGKPVHGILFITRKSAC; encoded by the coding sequence ATGCTGCCGAGCCAGCTTTCCTCCGGCGATGTCATTGCTGACCGCCGCGCCGACTATGCGAAGATGCTTGCAGAAAGCGGCGAGCCCGCGAGTGCTGCCGAGCTGATGGAGCAGGCGCTGGAGCTGGCGCCACGCTGGGCGGCCGGCTGGTTCACGCTTGCGGTCTATCGCGAGAAGGCCGGCGATGCGCCGGGCGCGATCGCAGCGTTGAACGAGGTGTTGTTGCTCGATGAGGGCGACGTCTTCGGCGCCCGCCTGAAGCTTGCGGTTCTCGGCGGCGCCGAGGTGCCGGACCGGCCGCCGAGCCTCTATGTCGAGCGATTGTTCGACGATTATGCCGACCGCTTCGAAACCTCGCTGGTCGAGAAGCTCGGCTATAGCGTGCCCGGCAAGCTTGCGACCCAAATTGCCGAAACGGCTGGCATCCCGAAACATTTCCGTCTCGCGATCGACCTTGGCTGTGGTACGGGCCTGTTAGGGCCGGAGATCCGCGCCCGCGTCGATCGGCTGGAAGGCTACGACCTGTCGAAGGGCATGCTCGCCAAGGCGGGCGAGAAGGGTGTCTACGATCATCTCGGCCAGGCCGATCTGTCGCTGAAACCGGAGCTGTCCGGCGTGTTCGATGAAGGGTTCGCCGTTGGCCGTGCGGATCTGATCACCGCCGCTGACGTGCTGATGTATCTCGGCGATTTGCGTGGCGTGGCGGCGATCGTGCAGAAACTTTCGGCCAATGGCGCCGTCTTTGCCTTTTCGGTTGAAGATGCGGAGCAGCCGGACGGCTATGTGCTGCGTGACTCTCTGCGGTTTGCCCATTCGGAAACCTATGTCAGGCAGATTTTGGCCGCTCACGGCTTTACGGTGCTGGATCTCGTCCGCAGCGTCATTCGCATGGATGGCGGAAAACCGGTCCACGGCATTCTGTTCATTACTCGGAAATCGGCCTGCTGA
- a CDS encoding YitT family protein, with product MANAKSAFGIWNTSATRHSWIEDIQGIVSGSLISSLGLFCLSSAGLLTGSTAGIAFLLHYAIGVNFGLAFFVVNLPFFYLSLKQLGPVFTIKTFIAIALTSLLTNLQPLLFDIAHINALWSAVLGGILLGFGLLALYRHRASLGGVGILGIYLQERFGIRAGLVQLAIDLCVLAVAFAVTTPFVVICSVIGAIALNLFVAINHRSDRYIAL from the coding sequence ATGGCAAACGCAAAGAGCGCATTTGGTATCTGGAATACGTCCGCTACCCGGCATTCGTGGATCGAGGATATTCAAGGCATCGTCTCCGGCAGCCTGATTTCCTCGCTCGGGTTATTTTGCCTTTCAAGCGCCGGCCTTCTGACCGGCAGCACCGCCGGCATCGCTTTCCTGCTGCATTACGCGATCGGCGTGAATTTCGGCCTGGCCTTCTTTGTGGTCAACCTGCCGTTCTTCTATTTGTCTCTGAAGCAGCTCGGCCCGGTCTTCACCATCAAGACCTTCATCGCCATCGCGCTGACCTCGCTGCTGACCAACCTGCAGCCGCTGCTTTTCGATATCGCGCATATCAACGCGCTCTGGTCGGCGGTGCTCGGCGGCATTCTGCTCGGCTTCGGGCTCCTCGCGCTCTATCGCCATCGGGCAAGCCTCGGCGGCGTCGGCATTCTGGGGATTTATCTGCAGGAACGTTTCGGCATCAGGGCAGGGCTGGTGCAGCTTGCGATCGACCTATGCGTGCTCGCAGTCGCTTTTGCGGTGACCACGCCCTTTGTGGTCATCTGCTCGGTGATCGGCGCAATCGCGCTCAACCTCTTCGTCGCGATCAATCATCGCTCGGATCGCTATATAGCGCTGTAA
- a CDS encoding DUF2735 domain-containing protein → MAIGTRHETAKIYQFPVTARPTALSQRPKVNLTPDIGPSIATAAFDSWYHEAAIVESDETRKQ, encoded by the coding sequence ATGGCAATTGGTACTCGGCACGAAACCGCAAAGATCTATCAGTTTCCCGTCACGGCACGCCCCACGGCGCTCAGCCAGCGTCCGAAAGTGAACCTCACTCCGGATATCGGCCCGTCTATTGCGACGGCCGCATTCGACAGCTGGTATCACGAAGCCGCAATCGTCGAATCCGACGAGACCCGCAAGCAATAG
- a CDS encoding glutamine synthetase beta-grasp domain-containing protein has protein sequence MTKYKLEYIWLDGYTPVPNLRGKTQIKEFDAFPTLEQLPLWGFDGSSTMQAEGRSSDCVLKPVAIYPDPARTNGALVMCEVMMPDGVTPHESNSRATILDDEDAWFGFEQEYFFYKDGRPLGFPESGYPAPQGPYYTGVGYKNVGDVAREIVEEHLDLCLEAGINHEGINAEVAKGQWEFQIFGKGSKKAADQIWMARYLLLRLCEKYGIDIEFHCKPLGDTDWNGSGMHCNFSTKFMREVGGKAYFEALMAQFDKNLEAHIAVYGPDNHMRLTGKHETAPWNKFSYGVADRGASIRVPHSFIKNDYKGYLEDRRPNSQGDPYQIASQVLKTISEVPTAGFGSVAA, from the coding sequence ATGACGAAATATAAGCTCGAGTACATCTGGCTCGACGGGTACACCCCGGTACCGAACCTGCGCGGTAAAACGCAGATCAAGGAATTCGACGCATTTCCGACGCTCGAGCAGCTGCCGCTTTGGGGCTTCGATGGTTCGTCGACGATGCAGGCCGAAGGCCGCAGCTCGGATTGCGTGCTGAAGCCCGTCGCCATCTACCCGGACCCAGCCCGTACCAACGGCGCTCTCGTCATGTGCGAAGTCATGATGCCTGATGGCGTTACGCCGCATGAGTCCAACAGCCGCGCGACCATCCTTGACGATGAAGACGCATGGTTCGGCTTCGAGCAGGAATACTTCTTCTACAAGGACGGCCGTCCGCTCGGCTTCCCGGAATCCGGCTACCCGGCTCCGCAGGGCCCGTACTACACCGGCGTCGGCTACAAGAACGTCGGCGATGTCGCTCGCGAGATCGTTGAAGAGCACCTCGACCTCTGCCTTGAAGCCGGCATCAACCACGAAGGCATCAACGCTGAAGTGGCCAAGGGCCAGTGGGAATTCCAGATTTTCGGCAAGGGCTCCAAGAAGGCAGCCGACCAGATCTGGATGGCACGCTACCTGCTGCTGCGTCTATGCGAAAAGTACGGCATCGACATCGAGTTCCACTGCAAGCCGCTCGGCGATACCGACTGGAACGGTTCGGGCATGCACTGCAACTTCTCGACCAAGTTCATGCGCGAAGTCGGCGGCAAGGCCTATTTCGAAGCGCTGATGGCTCAGTTCGACAAGAACCTCGAAGCCCACATCGCTGTCTACGGCCCGGACAACCACATGCGTCTGACCGGCAAGCATGAGACGGCACCGTGGAACAAGTTCTCCTACGGCGTTGCCGACCGCGGCGCCTCGATCCGCGTTCCGCACTCCTTCATCAAGAACGACTACAAGGGCTACCTCGAAGATCGTCGTCCGAACTCGCAAGGCGACCCCTACCAGATCGCTTCGCAGGTCCTGAAGACGATCTCGGAAGTTCCGACGGCTGGCTTCGGCTCGGTTGCTGCCTAA
- a CDS encoding carboxymuconolactone decarboxylase family protein — MHPRFNFAKASPDSYKAVVALENFVQTSGLERRFIHLIKLRASQINGCAYCVDMHSKEARHDGLSEQWINLMCVWWESPVYDDRERALLRWVDSVTKIAQTGIPDTDFEPLKQHFSEEEIVKITVAIGTINIWNRLAVGFRSQHPVDAANKAA; from the coding sequence ATGCATCCGCGTTTCAACTTCGCCAAAGCCTCCCCCGACTCCTATAAGGCTGTCGTCGCGCTGGAAAACTTCGTGCAAACCAGCGGCCTCGAACGGCGCTTCATCCATCTGATCAAGCTCCGTGCCTCGCAGATCAATGGCTGCGCCTATTGCGTCGACATGCACTCGAAGGAAGCCCGGCACGATGGCTTGAGCGAGCAGTGGATCAACCTGATGTGCGTCTGGTGGGAGTCGCCCGTCTATGACGACCGCGAGCGTGCTCTGCTCCGCTGGGTCGATTCCGTCACCAAGATCGCCCAGACCGGCATTCCGGATACCGATTTCGAGCCGCTGAAACAGCATTTCAGCGAAGAAGAGATCGTCAAGATCACCGTCGCGATCGGCACGATCAACATCTGGAATCGCCTCGCCGTCGGCTTCCGCTCGCAGCATCCGGTCGATGCGGCGAATAAGGCTGCTTGA
- a CDS encoding RrF2 family transcriptional regulator: protein MKLGDGVEQSIHCVGMLAGLSDGGVLSAAALAEFHGVSVSYLLKHLQALSGAGILDTVPGPKGGYRLARKPEEITLLDIVLAAEGPAPAFRCAEIRQRGPNPLEGRYFAKPCGINAAMLAAERVYRAELAKTTIADVLTDLKQTDTDGGIAARGCAFLELHERKSKN from the coding sequence ATGAAGCTCGGAGACGGCGTTGAACAATCCATCCATTGCGTTGGCATGCTGGCTGGCCTGTCCGATGGCGGCGTGCTCTCGGCGGCTGCCCTTGCCGAATTTCACGGCGTTTCGGTCAGCTACCTTCTGAAGCATCTGCAGGCGCTTTCGGGTGCCGGCATTCTCGATACCGTGCCGGGGCCGAAGGGTGGCTATCGGCTGGCGCGCAAGCCGGAGGAGATCACCCTTCTCGATATCGTGCTGGCGGCGGAAGGCCCCGCACCAGCCTTCCGCTGCGCGGAAATCCGCCAGCGCGGCCCTAACCCGCTGGAAGGGCGCTACTTCGCCAAGCCTTGCGGCATCAATGCCGCCATGCTGGCGGCCGAGCGCGTCTATCGGGCCGAACTGGCAAAGACAACGATCGCCGACGTGCTGACCGATCTAAAGCAAACGGACACGGACGGTGGCATAGCCGCCAGAGGCTGCGCCTTTCTCGAGCTGCATGAACGCAAGTCCAAGAACTGA
- a CDS encoding ligase-associated DNA damage response DEXH box helicase, whose protein sequence is MDQIDADRLLALPAPFTRWFAEKGWQPRAHQLELLARAEAGESTLLIAPTGAGKTLAGFLPSLTDITRRGKIPPGSAFTGIHTLYISPLKALAVDIERNLMKPVSEMGLPVTVENRTGDTPAGKRQRQKLNPPDILLTTPEQVALLLANREAERFFKDLKYIVFDELHSLVTSKRGHMLSLGLARIRKLAPRVQTIGLSATVADPMDLQKWLVAQEPGEERHAGLVIVEGGAKPDISILATEERIPWSGHSAKYAIPDIYRELKAHRTTLLFVNTRSQAEMLFQELWSANDDNLPIALHHGSLDVGQRRKVEAAMAENRLRAVVATSTLDLGIDWGDVDLVIHVGAPKGASRLAQRIGRANHRMDEPSKAILVPANRFEVMECQGALDANYMGAQDTPPIGAGALDVLAQHVLGMACAEPFDMLELYDEVQSAAPYAELSWETFERIVDFVATGGYALRTYERYARIRKTSDGRWRVSNPQVAQQYRLNLGTIVEEAMLNIRLVKRNALGSLGRGGAPLGKVEEYFVEQLSPGDTFLFSGKVLRFEGIRESECLASQAFSLDPKIPSYAGGKFPLSTYLADQVRAMIADPDRRHRLPDQVRDWLEIQNEKSLLPKRDEFLIETFPRGSRAYLVAYPFEGRLAHQTLGMLLTRRLERVGAKPMGFVATDYSLGIWGLEDMGLMIANGRLSLSDLFDEDMLGDDLEAWLDESFLLKRTFRNCAVIAGLIERRHPGKEKTGRQVTVSADLIYDVLRSHEPDHILLQATRQDAATGLLDIGRLADMLKRIKGHITHRALDHISPLAVPVMLEIGKVPVPGEAHDSLLAEAADDLIREAME, encoded by the coding sequence GTGGACCAGATCGACGCCGACCGCCTCCTTGCCTTGCCCGCCCCCTTCACCCGCTGGTTTGCGGAAAAGGGCTGGCAGCCGCGTGCGCATCAGCTGGAGTTGCTGGCCCGTGCCGAAGCGGGTGAAAGCACGCTGCTGATTGCGCCCACCGGCGCCGGCAAGACCCTTGCCGGCTTCCTGCCGTCGCTGACGGATATCACCCGGCGCGGCAAGATTCCGCCCGGCTCGGCCTTTACCGGCATCCACACACTCTACATTTCGCCGCTGAAAGCGCTCGCAGTCGATATCGAACGCAACCTGATGAAGCCAGTCTCGGAAATGGGCCTGCCTGTCACGGTTGAGAACCGCACGGGCGATACGCCTGCTGGCAAGCGCCAGCGGCAGAAGCTCAATCCACCGGATATCTTGCTGACGACGCCGGAGCAAGTGGCGCTGCTGCTCGCCAATCGCGAAGCCGAGCGCTTCTTCAAGGATCTAAAATACATCGTCTTCGACGAGCTGCATTCGCTCGTCACATCCAAGCGCGGTCATATGCTGTCGCTCGGCCTTGCCCGCATCCGCAAACTGGCGCCGCGCGTGCAGACCATCGGCCTTTCGGCCACCGTCGCTGACCCGATGGACCTGCAGAAATGGCTGGTAGCGCAAGAGCCGGGGGAAGAGCGCCACGCCGGCCTCGTCATTGTCGAGGGTGGCGCCAAGCCCGATATCTCGATCCTGGCGACGGAAGAGCGCATTCCCTGGTCCGGCCACTCCGCCAAATATGCGATCCCCGATATCTATCGCGAGTTGAAGGCGCATCGCACGACGCTGCTCTTCGTCAACACGCGCTCGCAGGCCGAAATGCTGTTTCAGGAGCTGTGGTCGGCCAATGACGACAATCTGCCGATCGCGCTGCATCACGGCTCGCTCGATGTCGGCCAGCGCCGTAAGGTGGAAGCGGCCATGGCGGAAAACCGCCTGCGCGCCGTCGTCGCCACGTCGACACTGGATCTCGGTATCGACTGGGGCGATGTCGATCTCGTCATCCATGTTGGCGCGCCCAAGGGCGCCAGCCGCCTTGCCCAGCGTATCGGCCGTGCCAATCACCGCATGGACGAGCCGTCGAAGGCGATCTTGGTGCCGGCCAACCGCTTCGAGGTTATGGAATGTCAGGGAGCACTTGATGCCAACTATATGGGCGCCCAGGACACGCCGCCCATCGGCGCAGGAGCGCTCGACGTTCTCGCCCAGCATGTGCTCGGCATGGCCTGCGCCGAACCCTTCGATATGCTCGAGCTTTACGACGAGGTGCAGAGCGCGGCGCCCTATGCCGAGCTTTCCTGGGAGACCTTCGAGCGCATCGTCGATTTCGTCGCCACCGGCGGCTATGCGCTCCGGACCTATGAGCGCTATGCCCGCATTCGCAAGACGTCGGATGGGCGCTGGCGCGTCTCCAATCCGCAGGTCGCCCAGCAATATCGCCTGAACCTCGGCACGATCGTCGAAGAGGCGATGCTGAATATCCGCTTGGTGAAACGCAACGCGCTAGGCTCGCTTGGAAGAGGCGGCGCTCCGCTCGGCAAGGTCGAGGAATATTTCGTCGAGCAGCTCTCGCCCGGCGATACTTTCCTGTTTTCCGGCAAGGTTCTGCGCTTCGAGGGCATCCGCGAAAGCGAATGCCTCGCGTCGCAGGCCTTCTCGCTGGATCCGAAAATTCCCTCCTATGCCGGCGGCAAGTTTCCGCTTTCCACATACCTCGCCGATCAGGTGCGGGCGATGATTGCCGATCCAGACCGGCGCCACCGTCTGCCGGATCAGGTGCGCGACTGGCTGGAAATTCAGAACGAGAAATCGCTGCTGCCGAAGCGCGACGAGTTTCTGATCGAGACCTTCCCGCGCGGCAGCCGCGCCTACTTGGTCGCCTATCCTTTCGAGGGAAGGCTGGCGCACCAGACGCTCGGCATGCTGCTGACCCGAAGGCTGGAGCGCGTCGGCGCCAAGCCCATGGGCTTCGTCGCGACTGATTATTCTCTCGGCATCTGGGGGCTGGAGGATATGGGGCTGATGATCGCCAACGGGCGCCTCAGCCTCTCCGATCTCTTCGACGAGGATATGCTCGGCGACGATCTCGAGGCGTGGCTCGATGAATCCTTTCTTTTGAAGCGCACCTTCCGCAATTGCGCCGTGATTGCCGGCTTGATCGAGCGCCGGCATCCGGGCAAGGAAAAGACCGGCCGGCAAGTGACCGTCTCGGCCGATCTGATCTATGATGTGCTGCGCAGCCATGAGCCTGATCATATCCTGCTGCAGGCGACGAGGCAGGATGCTGCGACCGGGCTTTTGGATATTGGACGACTTGCGGATATGCTGAAGCGAATCAAGGGCCATATCACCCATCGCGCGCTGGACCATATTTCGCCGCTCGCCGTGCCGGTGATGCTGGAGATCGGCAAGGTGCCGGTGCCGGGCGAGGCCCACGATTCCCTGCTTGCGGAGGCGGCTGACGACCTGATCCGCGAGGCAATGGAATAG
- the pdeM gene encoding ligase-associated DNA damage response endonuclease PdeM produces MNRLALARDMNGQGNGATSAAGVEAVIHGVAAVCDPLGALYLPEAGILVVSDLHLEKGAAFARRGMMLPPYDTLATLTVLSAVIARYDPKLVVSLGDNFHDRVGSQHLPEAFRSLIVNMARGREWIWINGNHDPDGTVDLPGHSVDEMHYGGLTFRHEPKAGLQAGEIAGHLHPSATVRRREKSVRRPCFATDGARLLMPAFGVMTGGLDLRHKAMAGLFERENLIAHLLGRDRIYSVRFGNLSD; encoded by the coding sequence ATGAACCGCCTGGCGCTAGCGCGAGATATGAACGGTCAGGGTAACGGCGCAACCAGTGCGGCGGGCGTTGAAGCCGTCATTCATGGTGTCGCTGCCGTCTGCGATCCCCTGGGTGCGCTCTATCTGCCGGAAGCCGGCATTCTCGTCGTCTCCGATCTGCATCTGGAAAAGGGTGCGGCCTTTGCCCGCCGCGGCATGATGCTGCCGCCCTACGATACGCTGGCGACCCTGACAGTCCTCTCCGCCGTCATCGCACGCTACGATCCGAAACTCGTGGTGTCGCTTGGTGATAATTTCCACGATCGGGTCGGTTCACAGCATCTGCCGGAAGCGTTTCGCAGCCTGATCGTCAATATGGCGCGCGGCCGCGAATGGATCTGGATCAACGGCAATCATGATCCGGATGGCACCGTCGATTTGCCCGGCCATTCCGTCGACGAGATGCATTATGGCGGGCTCACCTTCCGCCATGAGCCAAAGGCCGGGTTGCAGGCCGGCGAGATCGCCGGCCATCTGCATCCCTCGGCCACCGTTCGGCGTCGGGAGAAATCGGTGCGCCGCCCGTGCTTTGCCACGGATGGCGCCCGTCTGCTGATGCCGGCCTTCGGCGTGATGACAGGTGGCCTCGATCTTCGCCACAAGGCGATGGCAGGCCTCTTCGAGCGGGAGAACCTGATTGCGCACCTGCTCGGCCGCGACCGCATTTACTCCGTGCGGTTCGGCAATCTCTCGGACTAG